A genomic stretch from Bradyrhizobium sp. 195 includes:
- a CDS encoding holo-ACP synthase translates to MLLNQAARDRGVGFFARRFAAKEACAKALGTGVIERVGWQDIEISTDGSGAPKIALSGGALRRARRLAPKGSKITGHVSFATAKGMCIALAVIEARHPVCHQTPNR, encoded by the coding sequence GTGCTTCTCAATCAGGCAGCGCGTGATCGCGGCGTTGGCTTCTTCGCCCGACGATTCGCCGCCAAGGAGGCCTGCGCAAAAGCGCTCGGCACCGGCGTCATCGAGCGGGTGGGCTGGCAGGACATCGAAATTTCTACGGACGGATCGGGCGCGCCAAAGATTGCACTTTCGGGCGGTGCTCTGCGGCGAGCTCGACGCCTCGCCCCAAAGGGATCGAAAATCACCGGACACGTCTCGTTCGCGACGGCAAAAGGCATGTGCATCGCCCTCGCTGTCATCGAAGCTAGACACCCGGTCTGCCATCAAACGCCGAACAGATAA
- a CDS encoding methyltransferase family protein — translation MAVEPDSAGVRVPPPFVYLGALLLGLAAERFVTLRSFGIDWRLLAATGALLFFAGAAMMLAAAGLFRRLGTNVPPSQPTTLIATTGPYRWTRNPMYLGMALIYAGVAIGFDGPIAFALLPLVLIAIQTQVIAREERYLEAKFGDDYRRYKAEVRRWL, via the coding sequence ATGGCCGTCGAACCGGACAGCGCGGGTGTGCGCGTCCCTCCGCCCTTCGTCTATCTGGGAGCGCTGCTGTTGGGGCTGGCGGCGGAGCGGTTCGTCACGCTGCGCTCTTTCGGCATCGACTGGCGGTTGCTGGCCGCGACGGGCGCGCTGCTGTTCTTTGCCGGCGCGGCGATGATGCTTGCGGCGGCGGGGCTGTTCCGGCGGCTGGGCACCAACGTTCCGCCGTCGCAGCCAACGACCCTCATCGCAACGACCGGCCCTTATAGGTGGACCCGCAATCCCATGTATCTCGGCATGGCGCTTATCTATGCCGGCGTTGCGATCGGCTTCGACGGGCCGATCGCCTTCGCCTTGCTCCCGTTGGTGCTGATCGCGATCCAGACGCAGGTGATCGCCCGCGAGGAGCGCTATCTCGAAGCGAAGTTCGGCGACGACTACCGCCGCTACAAGGCCGAGGTTCGCCGCTGGCTCTGA
- a CDS encoding SPW repeat protein gives MYSTWRKELIPDVLNLLLGVGLFISPWLLGFSNERTPSWNAWASGLVIAALALAALTAFAEWEEWIALAVGVWVTLSPWFVQFSNSATAKPVHVVAGTLVALIAAVRIWYAHGGHTQATA, from the coding sequence ATGTACAGCACTTGGAGAAAAGAGCTGATACCCGACGTGCTCAATCTTCTGCTCGGGGTCGGCTTGTTCATATCCCCTTGGCTCCTGGGCTTTTCCAATGAGCGTACGCCAAGCTGGAATGCCTGGGCAAGCGGCCTCGTCATCGCCGCGCTGGCCCTTGCCGCCTTGACCGCGTTCGCCGAATGGGAGGAGTGGATCGCTCTTGCCGTCGGCGTGTGGGTCACGCTATCGCCGTGGTTTGTGCAGTTCTCGAACAGCGCCACCGCGAAGCCGGTCCACGTTGTCGCCGGCACGCTGGTGGCTCTGATCGCTGCTGTTCGGATCTGGTACGCCCATGGCGGCCATACGCAGGCCACAGCGTAA
- a CDS encoding NAD(P)/FAD-dependent oxidoreductase, with protein sequence MDDVIIIGGSFAGLAGALQLGRARRKVTVLDTGLPRNRFAGHSHGLLGHDHKPPLDILAEARQQLARYPTIKLVSARADSVSGAIDNFSVLTGDGESLGARRLILSYGVADQMPDVPGFAEGWGTSIVPCPYCDGFEVAGQHWGLVWSGPQSHNQVRLFHDWTDRLTVFANGHDIPPDIRADLTRRNTPVVDGRIIEIAHHGSHNATVKLDTGPNVAVDILFAHPRNKPSASLHESLGLATIDTPLGIILKVDERRQTSMPGIYAAGDLANPFTPPSVTLASSHGAMAGIFAQQSMLV encoded by the coding sequence ATGGATGACGTCATCATCATCGGCGGCAGCTTTGCCGGTCTCGCCGGCGCCCTGCAGCTCGGCCGTGCCCGCCGCAAGGTCACCGTTCTCGATACCGGCCTGCCGCGCAACCGCTTCGCTGGCCACTCGCATGGTCTGCTCGGCCACGATCACAAGCCGCCGCTAGACATCCTGGCCGAGGCGCGGCAGCAGCTGGCGCGTTATCCCACGATCAAGCTGGTCAGTGCCCGGGCCGACAGCGTCTCCGGCGCCATCGACAATTTCTCTGTCCTTACCGGCGATGGCGAAAGCCTTGGGGCGCGTCGCCTGATCCTGAGCTATGGCGTCGCCGACCAGATGCCTGATGTTCCGGGCTTTGCCGAAGGTTGGGGCACCTCCATCGTGCCCTGCCCCTATTGCGACGGCTTTGAAGTCGCCGGCCAGCATTGGGGTCTCGTCTGGTCCGGCCCGCAGTCGCACAATCAGGTCAGGCTGTTCCACGATTGGACCGACAGGTTGACGGTCTTCGCCAATGGTCATGACATTCCGCCCGATATCCGGGCCGATCTGACGCGCCGCAACACGCCTGTCGTCGATGGCCGGATCATCGAGATCGCCCATCACGGGAGCCATAACGCCACCGTCAAGCTCGATACCGGCCCCAATGTCGCGGTCGACATCCTGTTCGCGCATCCGCGCAACAAGCCGTCCGCAAGCCTGCATGAATCACTAGGCCTCGCCACGATCGATACGCCCCTCGGCATCATCCTCAAGGTCGACGAGCGCCGCCAAACCAGCATGCCCGGCATCTACGCCGCCGGCGACCTCGCCAACCCCTTTACGCCGCCATCGGTCACCCTGGCATCATCGCACGGCGCGATGGCGGGTATCTTCGCCCAGCAGTCGATGCTGGTTTGA
- a CDS encoding nuclear transport factor 2 family protein — translation MSTNQRWDDAAKGLTPNAYHWVAGDHALGGERHGKQSVKQWFERMGRVFPKLHIDVEQVEVTGWPWNTTVFVKWRANARLLDGQSSYVNRGVHVFKLRWGKVYSIEEYFDSQAAERSLAIQARAGLDEATAGPIVS, via the coding sequence ATGTCAACGAACCAGCGTTGGGATGATGCTGCAAAAGGCCTAACACCGAACGCGTATCACTGGGTTGCCGGAGATCATGCGTTGGGGGGGGAGCGACATGGAAAGCAATCGGTGAAGCAGTGGTTCGAGCGCATGGGCCGTGTTTTCCCGAAGCTGCACATAGATGTTGAGCAGGTCGAGGTGACGGGTTGGCCATGGAATACCACAGTGTTCGTCAAGTGGCGGGCCAACGCGAGGCTACTTGACGGCCAAAGCTCCTATGTGAACAGGGGCGTCCACGTCTTCAAGTTGCGATGGGGCAAGGTTTATTCGATTGAGGAATACTTCGACTCGCAGGCTGCAGAACGAAGCCTCGCTATCCAAGCTCGTGCCGGTTTGGATGAAGCGACGGCTGGACCGATCGTGAGCTAA